GTATCTGATTGATTATCTGATATTCCCGGGGTTTTTGTTTACCGCGGTAGTAGGTCTTCTTACCACCTGGGTCGACCGCAAGGTCACAGCGAGGGTCCATTGGAGGGTCGGACCTCCCTGGTACCAGCCCTTCGCTGACACGGTAAAACTTCTGGGCAAGGAAGTCATCGTTCCCGCCGGAGCGAGAAAGACGGGATTTCTTCTAATGCCGGTCGTTGGCCTGGCGGCGGCGACGCTGGCCTCTACCATCCTCTGGAAAGCTAATCTCGATCCTGGGAGTTCTTTCATCGGCGATTCGATAGTGGTCCTCTATATCATGACGATTCCGGCTATCGCGATGATCCTCGGGGCAAGCGCTTCAGGCAACCCGCTCGCCATTCTCGGTGGGGCCAGGGAGATGAAACTGCTTTTCGCCTACGAACTCCCACTTGTAATAGCTATGCTGACCACCGTGTACAAGGCTGGATCATTCTCC
The genomic region above belongs to Candidatus Latescibacterota bacterium and contains:
- a CDS encoding NADH-quinone oxidoreductase subunit H, producing the protein MDAARYLIDYLIFPGFLFTAVVGLLTTWVDRKVTARVHWRVGPPWYQPFADTVKLLGKEVIVPAGARKTGFLLMPVVGLAAATLASTILWKANLDPGSSFIGDSIVVLYIMTIPAIAMILGASASGNPLAILGGAREMKLLFAYELPLVIAMLTTVYKAGSFSFENILGMQAASGQFLGSFSGTLAFIVAIFCAQAKCSILPFDIAEAETELAGGAHIEYSGAPYAVVRLNMAIMFFIVPVFIVTMFWGGFTFVGWKILTSILKYVAIIVIMVLIKNTNPRVRIDQAVRFFWGPMLVLSIIALILAVLGY